The Oreochromis niloticus isolate F11D_XX linkage group LG4, O_niloticus_UMD_NMBU, whole genome shotgun sequence DNA segment GTACTACATAATCCTTTTTCTGATTCTTTCCATGACCATAATTTACTAAACGTTCTATAAGACCTGAAATTAGTGACCGAGGCCATAAAGTCATTAGGAAAATGTTGCTGAGGTATACAGTCGACACTCTCCTGTCCAACCAAAGGAGGAGAGTGGAGTCGCCCCCTGGAGGCTGTTACGAAGAAGGCATGCTTAAAGGTAAAATCTCACCAATAGGTGTCAGTAAACTGCAGATCTCAGGCTGCTGAATTCTGCTTTCTTACCTGTGcaaattaaaatgtataatCGTAGCTATGGCAACCGCTGTACAACGTAATTACACAATAATCAATGCATATTTATGAGTATAACAACCTTTTTTctaataaaccaaaacaaaataactgaaTGTACCTTTAAGGCATGTCTTTgccctgtcttcctcccctcacccccaactggtcatggcagatggctgcccctctctgagcctgaagtttcttcctgctaaaagggagtttttccttcccacagtcaccaaagcacttgctcatagggagtgtgtgtgattcttggggttttctctgtttcctctgttatattgtagggtctttaccttacaatagaaAACACTTTGAGGAaagtgttgttgtgatttggcctaacataaataaaactgaactgaattctACATTGGCTTTCAGATCAATAGGCTACATCCATGTTTTATACCATCTGTGTCTGTAACTTTGTACTGATTATTCATAACCTTAACTGCGTGTGTGGCTCCTCCTGAGCGAAACCACTACAAACTGAATTCAGATCTGTGggaaacactgtaaaatatggAGTATATGGATAATTTAGAGGCTGGAATGACTTAATTTTGTGGTATTTTAGCTTCAAAACAGACAATCGATTGAGGAGCTCAAACACGGTCAAATATATAAGCAGATACGCATATAATAGTAATTCCATATTCAGTAGATGGTGTTAAAAGATAACTAAACTCCACCAACACAAGCCCCAAACCTCAATGATCAAACCCCGGATCTTAAACGCGCTCCAAAAGCATGATGGGAGAAAGAAAGTAGCCTGTAAGCGACCTGCGGACTCGGAGTGTATCCGTGTGAGGACCAGAATGTCTTACTTGCCTTGTGTTACATGTTGGCATGGCAGCAGTAGATGAGTACTACTGAACAAATTATGAGCGCAGACTTAACGATCTTACAGGCCCCTAGCTGGGGACAAAGTGGGggaacaaaaatgaaagagCTGTGAGTATCAACGCAGTGGCAGTGACTGCAAGTATTAAGAAAAAATAAGTCAGAGAATCACAGACATCAGGCTGCATGTGCTCTGCAAACTAACTGAGGCTAAATGAGACAGAATGGACAGTTAGAATTAAGTTTCTCTGCGTaaaagtgcacaaaacaaactgttttttcAGTCTTTAACAAAGAGAAAGGCCACCTTTTGTTTTAGCTGCTGAAGCATTTCTGGAGTTGTTTACTGACTTTCTATGTCCTTTCGTGAGTATGTAGCCAGGCACTGAATTTCCAGTGGGGCAATTAAAGGTACTTTTGTAATTACCCTTATTTTAATGAATTTTCATTCAGGGAAATTCTAATATTATTTCAAGATTTGGCTTTCCCATGATGCCACTGTAAATAACAATGTTCTTATCATTCAAGTATTTGAATGGGGTGTTTTATGAATCCTTCTGTATATCTATGAGTCTCACTGTTCCAAAACTGAGGGGTCCTGATTGAAAAACCACTTTACTCCAACAGCCAGGCCTCAGCTGACACTCTGAGGCTGCGAACTGGCTCATAAGAGTTCAACGTTTCATATTAAAGTAAAACTTTAACATCTGAAACATGCAGGAAGCCAGTGCAGAGATGCCCTATTTGATGAACTGCTTCAGTATGAGGCTAAATTGATAtataaatgttacattttaaattgacAAACTGCACCATCTGGTGGTAAAAATTAGTACTGCACTAAAGTACGCCCAGCTGTAGCTCAATTTCAGTCGATATCACCTCAACATTCAGAGAACTTCTCCATATAAACTTATATATAGGACATATATATGAGTATAtatagtatttatatatattagtgctgtcagtgttaatctcgttaaaatgacattaacgccataaccgcattaacgcggcaaatctccgttagcgagttaacaCGGATTGCCCCGTGCAAgggctgcacggcgtcaacgCGTTAGCGAGTTAACACGTTAGCGCCATGCagctatatatatacatacatatatgtatatatatatgtatatataaatccATAAAAGCACCTACCAATcaacaaacaacagaaaaatccAGAAAGGCAAAGAATTTTTTTAACCTCTTAAGGTGGACTTTTTCTTTGATAATGACCCACTGGAATAAATACCACAAAGAAGTAACTTCATGTCACTTTATCAGCCTGCTGTTTAAATATACTGGACTTTGCTTACCTGTCTTAAATCAGTATGCTTAGCATGAGAAAGGTGTAAGGAGTTTACTTATATTTAATGATTAATGTAAAATCAGAGAttcaccaaaataaaagctgtgacATTACGGAACACAGGCACAAGCACTGtatgttgtgttgttttctgttttgtgcttTTACACCATGCGGTCCCTTCAGCTATTTTCACTTCCATCGGAAGCCTTGTTACTCGAGACTAaccatatatttttatatttctcacGTCACAAAGAAATGTGAAACGTAAAACATACTACGCATGTTTCAGGGTGACAAAAACCTCATGTGAGCGTAAAGTGAGGAAAGCTGAGTGCAGCTGTTCGGCCTGCGCTCAGATAAATACCTGGTCGTCATTAAGGTAGTTGGGGAGGCCTCCTATGAACAGTTTATGAGGGGAATCGGGAACAACAGTGGAGACGACGCCTACACAAACCAcgagaagagaaaacaaacaaatcacaaaacaaatATGAGCTTACAAAGCACAAATGATCCATGAAGTAAAATCTAAGCTGCTCATTTCCAGCTAGTAGAGTAGCTTTGGATGACTCACAGTTCAACAAGCTCCTGCTCCTTTAAACcatctttcttctgattggatTTCAATCAAAAGAATGTGTGGGGATGCTAAAGCTGTGTGATTAGTCAATAACGATAATCTTGATTATTTAACACGATTATTTATTAACCTATCACGCTTCATGCCTTCTGAGCATCACATGTAATTCAAACACAAATAAAGGTGGTGTAGAATACAGGCTTGTTCAGAAGGGGAGGTGGGGTCTGATTGGGGGGGTGTTCTTGACCCTAAAGCCCATCTCACAAGGTCATCCCAGGACGTCCAGGCAGCAGGACTAACATGCTTTGGGAGTCCTGTGACAAAGAAAAATGGGCCGAGACCCTGAGACTTCCTTTAACCACATGCTCATTCGGCCTCATGAAATCCCAGGTGTTGTCAGATATAGATGGGAAATTGTACTTGACTGGTTTGAGCTGAAGTGATATTTTTGTCATGTACTGCTGTCACTGCACTCTGTCTCAAATCTAAACTGAACTAAATCAGATCTGAACTGGATTTCTTGGATAAAGCTGTGATGTCTCGATTATAATATTTAGTTTATTCATCTCCGTCCATTTTTATCAGTCATTGTTTCATCCCAACTACTCTACTCCCAAAATCAATACTGAAACCAAAATCTGATTGATCTCACAGCCAGAGGAGTGGCCACAGCAGAGATAGAAGCTCACTGTGATGTCCTGCAGAGGTCTTAGCTCACATATATGATCTCATTATTAAGACCTCGGTCCTGCCTAACATGAACATCTGCCATTAAGAGCTTGTATATGTCAGGAAATAAGGCTTCATGTAAAAACAGGTCATTTTAACTCTAACTAAATTTAATGAGGTTAAATGAAACTGGATAACtccaaagagaagaagaagaaagcatCGGAGTCAAACCTGGGACGTGGAAGGCCGGCTGCTCCGAGATTCCAGGTAACGGCCGATAGTCGTGAGGTCGTCTGATCTTGAGCGACTGACCCTGGAAAATGATCCCGTCGAAGGCCATGGCCTGCGTCGTCTCATCCACAGACCGAAACTAGGAAAGAAAGTCACAGTGAGTCACAGCGCCAACAAGGAACAATTATAATAACACCTACTAACACGACTGCTTCAGCAGGAATCTGATAAATCCTACAGTGAGCTGTTACTGAGGGTGAGATTTAACCTTCGGCTCGTCTGTGAAGAATCGCAGCAGAAGCCAAAACTCTGCAGACACCACGCACATGTATGCAGCAGGCGTGAGAGCCTGCAGCAAGTCAGCAGGCCGGTGCTCCTCACGTTAACTAGTGCTAAACATCAGCTCAGACCTCTGCTAAACTGAGAAAAGCTGCTTGTGCTCAGAACTGAACATTACGTAATGTTACTGTGAGAAGGATGGGTGATTTCAACggtcaataaaaaataaacaaatgaaaatgtagATAAATAATAAGCCCATAACAAGTATtcttaaaaaagtttaattatctaccaacagaaaataatttgttaaaaatagttagaataataaatatataaatgttatttatatattctTTACCAACCTAAAACACTGAACAGTAACACCTCACCTCTAGGAAAGCAAAGTTCTTATCCTGGTTAATCTGCACGGCGAGAACGGGGTTACTCGGGGCTTGTGAGAGTCCCGCGAGGCGCATCTGGGCGTTAAAGAACTCGGCCATGGACTCCTGAGGAGACAGAAATCAAACCTGAGGCGCCGCACCAGCAGGTCTGTTTGGTACAAATCTACGGCAACCACGAGCGTACCTCAGTCACTCCAAACGGGATGTTGCCAACGTAGAGGCGCCTGGCTTGTCTCGTCATCTGACTGCCAACTATGGGCACTTGTGTCGGGGCTGCAGCTACTCCAGTAGTGGTGGACGTCGCCAGCAGAGCTATTGTTGGAATCTGGCCGGCCGCTGAGGAAACACGAAGGAGGGACAGTGTTTGCTGCCAAATAGCTGCACACAGACGCCACTATTAATGTGTTTCAGGGAAAACTACCCACAGTCAGACTGCAGAGTAACAAACACGTAGTTTTATGAAGCACAGCGAGTATTTAAAGGTGTCAGCGTggttcagagctcatcacagaaCAAACAAGAGCGTAGATTCAGTCAAATCTgattaaaaactacaaaaaacatcaaataatttGCTCTAAATTATTTGCTGTATACAGAAACACAAGCATCTCTGGATTCTCCAATCAGAGTGCTGACCAGAGACCATGTTAATAGGTTATAGAATGAGGTGATATGCTCATATGTTTCCTGGTTTGGCTGCTGATTGGCTCTTTGGAGCAGGGACAGCACTACCACCATCAAAGAGCGCCATGGCTCTCTCACAACGTCCCTGCATTAGATAATAACAGCAGACATCTCCATCGGCCTTCCCAGATCCAACCTTCACACCTACTTCACGCTGTCGCTGACCAGCTGTGCAGAAAAGAGGAAGGAGCCAAGCACTGCCTGTTCAGACCAAGCAAAGCAGAACGAGAAGCACAGACTgacagttttcattgttttttaagCTCCAGTTACAAAGAAGCTCTTTGTGCATTTTAACCTGTCTTCTCTGCAGCTGAAGGatcaacaacagcacaaacacaaaccagaGTAGCCGattcctttattttctttttacactggACCCTGGTGGCAGTGAACAGCAAAAACATGcagacagcgctgtaaacacgACTGTTTCAGCTGGTTCAGGATTTACGGCAGGCTGTCTGACTTCCCCAGCCCACATGTAAAGTAGCCATAGGTAAGAGATACTTAAATCACCTCCATCAGGGGTTAATTTGATAGTtaaaacagttttcagtgtAAAAAGTGCTTCAGTGATGTCGTGACTGCTGTGAAGCTCAGATCGGGGTTCAGTGTTGGAGAATAGATGAGTTAGAGAGCTGGGGAGCACGAAGCCGCGAAGCAGAAACTCACTGCAGCTCTGCTGTAGTCTGATTTAGAGGCTAAAGAGGCAAAGAGAGCATGCCGGTACCTTGCATAGCTTTATATTGCATTGGTGTGATGTGTTCAAAGCCAGGAGGAGGCACGTCCCAATATTTGCAGGTCCTTTTCTTCCTCGTTCGTCTCGGAGAGTGGCTGCACGCAGAAAACAGACACAACATTTCAGTGGTTACATGACCACAGAAAAACCAGCAGAAATAGCTTAATAATGATGTCATCACAGAAAATATTGTTCATCTTTTGAAGCgtttgctattttttttacaattgaGTTGTTTTTAACTGTTGAATTTCCTGAACTAATTTATCTTTAAAGCCAAAGTGTTAATTTTAGTTCTTTGGGTTTAAATTgtgataaataaatgtgtaaaattacagaaaaagttctggtagctcattGCCCAGGCGGTCCtgagccttatgtttgacacccctgtgtttaatgttttggctGCAGGAATATCCAAATCTCTGGGCTAAATAAAGAGCATCTTATCTTTATGTGACAGTGATTGGAATGACATCTTTTGCTGCTTTCACTTTGTTTATGCTCTGAGGATCTACAACCAAACATGGTGTACACGGACTCATCCTTCCCAGGAAGGCATGCAGTTTCCACCTGTGCTTCTTGTGGTCTCGGGAGGAGCTGCGGCGATCCCGGCTCTTCCTGTCCCGGCTACGGCTGCGTTTCTCCCGGCTGCGGCTACCTCGGTCTTTGCTCCAGCTGCGATGCTTGTCACCTCGTCCGGGAGATCCGCTGCGACTCCTCTTCTTGTGCCGctccctctctcgctctgtGAGGTCAGGAAAAACACAGGATGACAAACACGACAGAGCAGCGGCGCTTCTTTTTTGAGCAATAAAACGAAATGTTTTCGGACTGTACTGACACCGCTTTACTCTGAGAGAGGTTCAGGTACACTCCGAATGATTTTACTGATCCACCTCACCTGAGATCCGCCTGGTGCCCTGGAAATAAAACTAACTTGACATCTCTAGTTTCACAGGAGTTGGCCCGGAATATTGAAACGCTCCAATAAACTCAGAGTTCAACACAAAAATTTTCCGCAGTGAGCGTCCAGGCCAGTAGATCAGAGTTTTACTGGCCTCTTTTACTTACCGGCAGCTTAATCTCTAAGAATATTACATAATTTATCAGCACATTTAGGGGATAAtataaaagtataacagagGAAAAACATCAGCTAAAGTAGTGCTAGAGCAAATACTGAGGCCGGTGGCTGGATTTAAAGATACAGACAGTTTTCATTTCTTCCTCATTCAGTTGGCTGTTGTGTCATTGCCATCAGTGACCAACCTGCTGCTCTGGAGACGGACAATAAGGAGCTTATTATGGACAAATTTTAAACAGATGTGGATGCATGCCAGTCagaattattatttcttttgtaCCTTAAAGACTTGAGAGAAAAAAACTTTACACATATTCAGACAGCACAGTGTTAGGGTCATTGCTGATGAAGTCCTGAACATCAGAGGGTTAATGATGTCTGGTGGTTTAATGGccttttaatgtgaaaatactgACTCTAAGAAGAAAGTAGCCATTAGTGAAGGTTCATTTTGATCGGTGGAAACAGCGTCACTTGCTCGAACAGGTCAGCGGCTCATAACCCTGGTGTGGTCATTTTTTAACCTCACAGGCTGTGATTTCGCTGTAATTTTCCATCTGTAGCAGCACAATTTACTACTGTGGACGTGACCATGCAAACAGCTCTGCTGGAGATGAGTGGGGGTGTTAGCCTCTTTTTGCAGAAagattacaaaaaaaacccataagtATTTCATAATATGTGTCATAAATACAGTAAAGCAATTACATACAGTTGTAAAAAATACAGTTATaatttttacacctttatttgAAGTCACACTCTAAATGTAACGTCTTCTATtcctggtaaaaaaaaaaaacaacaacctctaAATATTGTTTATAAGGTCAGCTGGTAGAAGAACAAAACTCTCACGTTCTTCTAAAAGTTGATTATTTTCATGTCATTCGATAAACTCTTTAATCATTTGAGTTCTACAGATAATTGCGTCATAATTATCATGTAAATATTTAATAGATCCACCCTTTTTCACCGCTACTGATAATTAAGAAAATTCTCCTTTCTGTAGTACCTGCAGGGTCTGACACCCTTGGATATGTTGCTGATCATATTTCTCTGAGAAAAGTGACAGTTTAATGTGGCCTTTCTTCTTGGCTCTACAGTTCTTAAAACCTTTTAACAAATCGATAAGAGGTattcttgttttctgtgtggATCTGATCCACCTGTACCGGAGCTCTTTGATTAAATGTCAGGCTGTGGACGTGGTCTGTTTgactttttattctttctttgtgaCTGGAAACCTTCTGTAACTTCGCTTTATTCGAGTTCATGGCATGTTTTCATTATTGCAGGTATATTGCACATTATAAGAGATTAATAACACCTAAATGAATGAATAGCAAATATTCACTGGAGAAGctgagaaaaagttaaaaagatTCAAAATTGAAATTGGGTGTAAGTCTGACTGCTGTGACATCATTCAAAGATGTTAGTGATCGCTGCATAAAGTTATCCCAAAGTTATCCCAATCCCCAATCCTGTCCCAACGAATCCTGGCATCATTATCTTGGCATCATTATCTTGGAATATGCTGACCAAATGAAGGAACATCTGGTCACAAAACAATATTctactcttttctttttcttggatGAATTTTCATTCATCCAAGTAATAAAAAATTGTTTTAGCCaatcaaatatgaaaaaaatttcaatttcaattaaatttttaattattaaaatgtataaaaataaaatgacattttgaCAGAACTTCAaaacagataataataaaaataaaaataataataaataataaataaaataggcTTTAAAAtagtattaaaaataataaactagtGTAGGGATTACATATGCAGATACACGCAGACATAAATATAAAGTGATGATTAAGTATATGTTAAGCTCAGCTCCAACTCCTCATTATTACTGAACCATTTACAAATAAACTGTTTCCTTcattttttgtccttttctaATTTCTTCCCTAGTGATGCTGATCGATCCATCACccaaaaatgatttttaaattaatttattaataacgCGTTGCAATACTTATTAATGGATGCCGAATTCAAAAACAGTACCAAATGATTCAGAAAGTGCCGTGTTACTACATTTCTGCCCGCAGGTGTCTTCACGGTGCAGGAGAAAACTATAAAGAGGTGCGCGATTTTCCTGGAGTTTGGCCTCCTGCTGCCTCAGGTAAAATTGACTGTGCGCTCTTACCGGCACTCAGACTGCGTCCAAGGCTGTGTGACAGATTTAGCAGCTTCAGAAGCAGGCTGAAGTCTAATCAAAATATGATCGCACAGATAAGGCAAAGGAGCTGAGTCATATAGAGGAAAAGTACGCGCTGAAGTTGCTGTCAGGTCGCGATATTCATTCATAAAACCAACTGAGCGAGCTAACGGTCCGCACCGGCGCTACGCTGCTAGCTTGCAGACCGAACTGGGGCACAGACGGACGGCAGCACTCACCCTGTCGATTCTCGCTCAGCTGTTTCTCAAACTCCTCGAAATCCGACATGATGTGTGTCACGCTgctgtgaaaagaaaaatacgGCGGCTCCGATGTGTCTGACGGGAAAGATGAAGCGACCTGTCCGCTCTGTCAGCGCAAAATCCGAGAGCTCCTCAGTGTCAAGATAGACTCGCAGCATCCGGCAagcccttcaaaataaaaccaagcGGAAGTTTAAAATTGCTTTATTAAATTAACATATACATTTAGAGGTCATATGCAAGAGAAGAAATTTAAAtcctaaaacaaaaaacaagaaaatgattGGATTTTATTGTGTTGGTTGTTTTAAATCTTCCCCATTATCAgtattactttattattttaaattatttacctgctgttttatttatagctGGAATTTAGGCCTTTCAGCTTAAGCATGTCACACAGTGTTAGAACTCTTGAATTTTTTAACGTTTTTCAAACATGTTACACATATCTATGTTTTGGAATGACTTTTAGGAATTTCGTACATAGCTTACCTGACGTGGACTTCTTAAGAAGTCATGGACTTTTTAAGATAATGAAAATGGTGTTGCTTAATTTTTTATCCCTGGAAGTGGTGTGATTGTGGGGTTATGGTGGGATAATATGTTTATCATATATAACTGCAGTAGCCTATATTAACTCATCACTCATAGTATTTTTTGAAGGAAATATTAAGTAATTTCTTatcttcatgttttcttttgggTGGACAAATATTTATGGCCTCTGCTTCAGTCTGTTAATACC contains these protein-coding regions:
- the LOC100708876 gene encoding splicing factor U2AF 65 kDa subunit: MSDFEEFEKQLSENRQERERERHKKRSRSGSPGRGDKHRSWSKDRGSRSREKRSRSRDRKSRDRRSSSRDHKKHSHSPRRTRKKRTCKYWDVPPPGFEHITPMQYKAMQAAGQIPTIALLATSTTTGVAAAPTQVPIVGSQMTRQARRLYVGNIPFGVTEESMAEFFNAQMRLAGLSQAPSNPVLAVQINQDKNFAFLEFRSVDETTQAMAFDGIIFQGQSLKIRRPHDYRPLPGISEQPAFHVPGVVSTVVPDSPHKLFIGGLPNYLNDDQVKELLTSFGPLKAFNLVKDSATSLSKGYAFCEYVDISATDQAVAGLNGMQLGDKKLIVQRASVGAKNANPTSIIETPVTLQVPGLQRLQNSGMPTEVLCLLNMVMPEELVDDEDYEEILEDIREECCKYGTVRSIEIPRPVDGVEVPGCGKIFVEYVSAADCQKAMQALTGRKFANRVVVTKYYDPDMYHRHEF